The Methanoculleus sp. SDB genome has a segment encoding these proteins:
- a CDS encoding hydrogenase, whose translation MAAIMTLQTGTGFWNPVIWIIAFVIAFILAYLIWMLGEKDPKKTGDLIRPYLSGNPEPAKEAVHVPGGNLYWGFTEALQGYYSRVVPLHTGILTDYLLWFLGVMAFVLVLVGVIV comes from the coding sequence ATGGCGGCAATTATGACGTTGCAGACGGGAACCGGGTTCTGGAATCCGGTGATCTGGATCATCGCGTTTGTCATCGCGTTTATCCTTGCCTACCTGATCTGGATGCTCGGTGAGAAGGATCCGAAGAAGACGGGCGATCTCATCAGGCCGTACCTCTCGGGCAATCCCGAGCCGGCAAAAGAGGCGGTGCACGTTCCCGGCGGAAACCTCTACTGGGGTTTCACCGAGGCGCTGCAGGGGTATTATTCCCGGGTCGTTCCGCTGCACACCGGGATCCTGACCGACTATCTGCTCTGGTTCCTCGGAGTCATGGCATTCGTTCTCGTCCTCGTAGGGGTGATCGTATGA
- a CDS encoding cation:proton antiporter (subunit F of antiporter complex involved in resistance to high concentrations of Na+, K+, Li+ and/or alkali; in S. meliloti it is known to be involved specifically with K+ transport), producing the protein MTDVWVAAVAVLVALIVLTMIRLIAGPTVPDRVVALDAINTLTVAAMILLAVLYGQIIFVDVAIVYALLSFVGTLYIAKYIGGELGQ; encoded by the coding sequence ATGACGGACGTCTGGGTAGCTGCCGTCGCCGTGCTCGTGGCACTCATCGTGCTGACGATGATCCGTCTTATCGCAGGGCCGACGGTGCCGGACCGTGTCGTGGCGCTGGATGCGATCAACACGCTGACCGTTGCGGCAATGATCCTCCTTGCCGTCCTCTACGGGCAGATCATCTTCGTAGACGTGGCAATCGTCTATGCGCTGCTCTCCTTTGTCGGCACGCTGTATATCGCGAAATATATCGGGGGTGAACTGGGCCAATGA
- a CDS encoding NADH:ubiquinone oxidoreductase yields MLQHAPALLLAVPMLGAFATPLIGRLGAGIRNAWAVLAMLCTLLVAIVLATDVLSNGTIVYAFGAAAPNLSVPLDSGGIPIRIVFTVDAMSAFMALFASIVGSAVLLYSLKSQSRNSGQDGYYALLLLLTVGILGMVCTGDLFNFFVFLEINSLAGAALVAYRVDKGVAVEAGLKYAVLSTLGGLLVLFAIALLYGQYDALNIAMIASRMQFTLLDKVALVMLIVALAMKAGAVPMHFWTPDAYSMAPSAVTAFLVVASQASLYGVFRVVFSLYGQALDCLTVGWVLIILGVLSMFVGVTMAIPQKDVKRLMAYHAVSQTGYMLLGVGVGVAVLGNQDLLTAYGRIAMEGGIFHIINHAMYKGLLFLTAGAIFYRTGTRNLNKLGGLGHSMKWTMVFFMIGALAIAGIPPFNGFASKLMIYESVFLFNPLLSIIAMVVSILTLASFVKVFHSIFMGPKLPEYADVREVPAPMLIGMGILALFVILFGIFPQQVVDLLITPAAAALIDQGGYIASVLGGA; encoded by the coding sequence CTGCTCCAGCATGCCCCGGCGCTGCTGCTTGCGGTACCGATGCTCGGTGCTTTCGCAACGCCGCTCATCGGGCGGCTCGGCGCCGGTATCAGGAATGCATGGGCGGTTCTCGCCATGCTCTGCACGCTGCTGGTTGCTATAGTGCTTGCAACAGACGTGCTCTCGAACGGGACGATTGTGTATGCCTTCGGAGCGGCGGCACCGAATCTCTCGGTTCCGCTCGATTCGGGCGGCATTCCGATCCGGATCGTCTTCACCGTCGATGCGATGAGCGCGTTCATGGCGCTGTTCGCATCGATTGTCGGAAGTGCCGTTCTCCTCTATTCGCTGAAGAGCCAGTCGCGGAACTCCGGACAGGATGGCTATTACGCCCTCCTCCTCCTCCTGACGGTCGGCATTCTCGGGATGGTCTGCACGGGAGATCTCTTCAACTTCTTTGTCTTCCTCGAGATCAACTCGCTTGCGGGTGCGGCGCTCGTCGCGTACCGCGTGGATAAGGGGGTTGCGGTCGAAGCAGGCCTGAAGTATGCGGTTCTCAGCACCCTCGGCGGCCTCCTCGTCCTCTTTGCCATCGCGCTCCTCTACGGGCAGTACGATGCACTGAACATCGCGATGATTGCGAGCAGGATGCAGTTCACCCTGCTTGACAAGGTTGCTCTCGTGATGCTGATTGTCGCGCTCGCCATGAAGGCGGGAGCAGTCCCGATGCATTTCTGGACGCCCGACGCCTACTCGATGGCCCCCTCCGCCGTGACGGCGTTTCTGGTCGTAGCGAGCCAGGCCAGCCTCTACGGCGTATTCCGGGTGGTGTTCAGTCTCTATGGGCAGGCACTCGACTGCCTGACGGTCGGGTGGGTGCTCATCATCCTCGGCGTGCTCTCCATGTTTGTCGGGGTGACGATGGCTATCCCGCAGAAGGATGTCAAACGGCTGATGGCCTATCACGCCGTCTCGCAGACCGGATACATGCTCCTCGGCGTGGGCGTAGGCGTGGCGGTGCTGGGCAACCAGGACCTGCTCACCGCCTACGGCCGCATCGCCATGGAAGGCGGTATATTCCACATCATCAACCACGCGATGTACAAGGGGCTCCTTTTCCTCACCGCCGGAGCGATCTTCTACCGGACGGGAACGAGGAACCTCAACAAGCTGGGCGGTCTCGGCCATTCGATGAAATGGACCATGGTCTTTTTCATGATCGGTGCCCTTGCCATTGCAGGGATACCACCCTTTAACGGGTTTGCCTCCAAACTGATGATATACGAGTCGGTGTTCCTGTTTAATCCGCTTCTTTCAATCATTGCGATGGTCGTCTCCATCCTGACGCTTGCCTCGTTCGTGAAGGTGTTCCATTCGATCTTTATGGGGCCGAAACTTCCCGAATACGCCGATGTGCGGGAAGTGCCGGCACCGATGCTGATCGGCATGGGCATTCTCGCACTGTTCGTGATTCTCTTCGGCATCTTCCCGCAACAGGTGGTGGACCTGCTGATCACGCCTGCCGCGGCGGCCCTGATCGATCAGGGCGGATATATCGCTTCGGTTCTCGGAGGTGCCTGA
- the hisH gene encoding imidazole glycerol phosphate synthase subunit HisH (with HisF IGPS catalyzes the conversion of phosphoribulosyl-formimino-5-aminoimidazole-4-carboxamide ribonucleotide phosphate and glutamine to imidazole-glycerol phosphate, 5-aminoimidazol-4-carboxamide ribonucleotide, and glutamate in histidine biosynthesis; the HisH subunit provides the glutamine amidotransferase activity that produces the ammonia necessary to HisF for the synthesis of imidazole-glycerol phosphate and 5-aminoimidazol-4-carboxamide ribonucleotide), with product MKTVVILDYGLGNLRSVMRGLERAGARTIISADTGDLAGADGVILPGVGAFSQGMEQLALLKEPLLDFVRDSPVLGICLGMQMLMEWSEEHGLHRGLGLVPGTVRQFPRTPGMKIPHMGWNTIHTEQDHPLFEGVLQDSYVYFVHSFYADTKPRFTLTKTDYITPFASSIARENACGVQFHPEKSGATGLKILENFIAML from the coding sequence ATGAAAACAGTAGTTATACTTGATTACGGTCTTGGCAACCTCAGGAGCGTCATGCGGGGCCTCGAACGGGCGGGAGCCCGCACCATCATCTCGGCAGATACCGGCGACCTTGCCGGTGCGGACGGCGTGATTCTCCCCGGCGTGGGGGCATTTTCGCAGGGAATGGAACAGCTTGCCCTCCTGAAGGAGCCGCTCCTCGATTTTGTCAGGGATTCGCCCGTCCTCGGCATCTGCCTCGGCATGCAGATGCTGATGGAGTGGAGCGAGGAGCACGGGCTCCACCGGGGGCTGGGCCTGGTACCCGGGACCGTGCGGCAGTTTCCCCGGACGCCCGGGATGAAAATCCCCCATATGGGATGGAATACAATTCACACCGAACAGGATCATCCCCTTTTCGAGGGCGTCCTTCAGGACAGCTACGTATATTTTGTCCACTCTTTCTACGCTGATACCAAGCCCCGTTTCACTCTCACGAAAACGGACTACATCACGCCGTTCGCATCGTCCATTGCCCGTGAAAACGCGTGCGGAGTGCAGTTCCACCCCGAGAAAAGCGGGGCGACCGGCCTTAAAATACTTGAAAATTTTATCGCGATGCTCTGA
- a CDS encoding cation:proton antiporter (subunit E of antiporter complex involved in resistance to high concentrations of Na+, K+, Li+ and/or alkali), which yields MIPFIATALAAFAIYLILTAGSGTIGLWSPFEFGAGAVVSLLTAAISRNFFCGGRNYRMANPLRWLYCAVYILVPFFLEMARANLDVAYRVITGKIRPGIIRLSPDLATDFGVLLLANSITLTPGTLTVGIDEETNDLYVHMIHIGMGKEKKEIFESGDLFTLFPLTDWIRRIAE from the coding sequence ATGATACCGTTCATTGCGACTGCACTGGCTGCATTTGCAATATATCTGATTCTTACGGCCGGATCGGGCACGATCGGGCTGTGGTCGCCGTTTGAATTCGGCGCAGGAGCCGTGGTCAGTCTTCTGACTGCCGCGATCTCACGGAATTTTTTTTGTGGGGGCCGTAATTACCGCATGGCGAATCCGCTCAGGTGGCTCTATTGTGCGGTGTATATACTCGTGCCGTTCTTTCTCGAAATGGCACGGGCAAATCTCGATGTTGCATACCGTGTCATTACCGGAAAAATCCGGCCCGGCATCATCAGGCTCTCACCTGACCTTGCCACCGACTTCGGCGTGCTGCTCCTCGCAAACTCGATTACGCTGACGCCCGGCACTCTGACAGTCGGAATCGACGAGGAGACAAACGACCTCTACGTGCACATGATTCATATCGGTATGGGGAAGGAGAAGAAGGAGATCTTTGAATCCGGGGATCTCTTCACCCTCTTCCCGCTGACAGACTGGATCAGGAGAATTGCGGAATGA
- a CDS encoding NADH dehydrogenase → MTRTAITAGQVADIFTGAFGDGIEDIQVKEWAEGTRKSKNHAVWIRVRRDLLHDAVKKLIEIDYPHLGVVSGADTGDDIELLYHMLIFFGIPHAEITVTLTISLPKSDLRVPTISDLIPGAVYTEREKQEMLGIEVIGIPDSRGLFLPPDFPKGVYPWRKDETGIRDDMVKELWQVGRPEGRPAPPVKPKEKKKKEDDAEPAAAKESAPPVQGEAPPEPQSPEPAADEKEEVRQDE, encoded by the coding sequence ATGACCCGGACAGCGATTACCGCCGGGCAGGTCGCGGACATTTTTACCGGGGCCTTCGGAGACGGAATCGAAGATATACAAGTAAAGGAATGGGCTGAAGGCACACGGAAATCGAAAAACCATGCCGTATGGATACGGGTGCGGCGCGATCTGCTTCATGATGCCGTCAAAAAGCTCATCGAGATCGATTATCCCCACCTCGGCGTCGTCTCGGGCGCTGACACGGGCGACGATATCGAGCTCCTGTACCATATGCTGATCTTTTTCGGAATCCCGCATGCGGAGATCACGGTGACGCTCACGATCTCCCTCCCGAAATCGGATCTCCGGGTTCCGACGATATCGGATCTCATTCCCGGCGCGGTCTACACCGAACGGGAAAAGCAGGAGATGCTCGGCATCGAAGTTATCGGCATTCCGGACAGCAGGGGCCTCTTCCTGCCCCCGGATTTCCCGAAAGGCGTATATCCCTGGAGAAAGGATGAAACGGGCATCCGGGATGACATGGTCAAGGAACTCTGGCAGGTAGGGCGCCCGGAGGGCCGCCCCGCACCGCCGGTCAAGCCCAAGGAGAAGAAGAAGAAAGAGGATGATGCCGAACCGGCGGCAGCGAAAGAATCCGCACCACCGGTGCAAGGTGAGGCTCCGCCTGAGCCCCAATCACCCGAACCGGCGGCAGATGAAAAAGAGGAGGTGAGGCAGGATGAGTAA
- a CDS encoding NADH dehydrogenase encodes MSNGTKKGYSVPIGPIHPALKEPILFTFTMNGEKVEEVDFAPGKAHRGIEWMGMRRNPVQIVHLTDRICGICGVSHTLAFSRAVEQVAEIEVPERAHYVRTIIAEYERIQSHLLWAGVAAHELGFDTLFFLAWRVREESMDVIELLTGNRVNYGIIQVGGVRRDITEDQFPRIEASLRYYEDLLGKMLELFLHDTTITMRCRNTGLMNRQEALELCTIGPTARASGLNIDVRQDSPYAAYGDLDVRAVMPEQYLGEAYGDVYDRIVVRLLEVKQSVEIIRQCLDMMPPGPVQFETKIPKLLATCKKAVGEAVGRVEAPRGECLHYVRMDGHENPQTWKVKASTYSNQMSWLKMLRGEQLADIPIIVASIDPCMSCTDRVAVVRDGHSDVMTKEALHRLSVEKTRRLMQ; translated from the coding sequence ATGAGTAACGGGACGAAAAAAGGGTATTCTGTGCCGATTGGCCCGATACATCCGGCGCTGAAGGAACCGATCCTCTTTACGTTCACGATGAACGGGGAGAAGGTCGAGGAAGTCGATTTCGCCCCCGGCAAAGCGCACCGCGGCATCGAGTGGATGGGAATGAGGCGCAATCCCGTGCAGATCGTACACCTCACGGATCGTATCTGCGGCATATGCGGTGTCTCCCATACGCTTGCGTTTTCCCGTGCGGTCGAGCAGGTTGCGGAGATCGAGGTGCCGGAGCGGGCGCATTACGTGCGCACGATCATCGCCGAATACGAGCGCATCCAGTCACACCTGCTCTGGGCAGGCGTCGCGGCCCATGAACTCGGGTTCGATACGCTCTTCTTCCTTGCGTGGCGGGTGCGTGAAGAGTCGATGGACGTGATCGAGCTTCTCACCGGCAACAGGGTGAACTACGGGATTATCCAGGTCGGCGGTGTCCGCAGGGACATCACGGAGGACCAGTTCCCGCGAATCGAAGCGTCGCTCAGATATTACGAGGATCTTCTCGGAAAGATGCTGGAGCTCTTCCTTCATGACACAACGATCACGATGCGCTGCCGTAATACGGGCCTCATGAACCGTCAGGAGGCTCTCGAACTCTGCACTATCGGCCCGACGGCCCGTGCCTCGGGCCTGAACATAGACGTCCGCCAGGATTCCCCCTATGCGGCGTACGGGGACCTGGATGTCCGTGCCGTCATGCCGGAACAGTACCTGGGTGAAGCGTACGGCGATGTCTATGACAGGATCGTCGTCCGCCTGCTCGAGGTGAAGCAGTCGGTGGAGATTATCCGGCAGTGCCTCGACATGATGCCCCCCGGCCCCGTTCAGTTCGAGACCAAGATCCCGAAGCTGCTCGCGACGTGCAAAAAGGCCGTCGGCGAAGCGGTGGGCAGGGTGGAGGCACCCCGCGGCGAATGCCTGCACTATGTGCGGATGGACGGGCACGAAAACCCGCAGACATGGAAGGTAAAGGCATCCACGTACAGCAACCAGATGTCGTGGCTGAAGATGCTCAGGGGTGAGCAGCTTGCGGATATCCCGATTATCGTCGCGTCCATCGATCCCTGCATGTCGTGCACGGATCGCGTTGCAGTCGTGCGGGACGGGCACAGCGACGTCATGACCAAAGAGGCCCTGCATCGGCTGTCGGTCGAGAAGACGCGGAGGCTGATGCAATGA
- a CDS encoding cation:proton antiporter (subunit C of antiporter complex involved in resistance to high concentrations of Na+, K+, Li+ and/or alkali) codes for MLYNLPFIAAGLLMAFGIATMLVRKNLIKMIMGLSLVEAGVNLLLVSLGYRAGGIAPIFTNAPQDLMVMPTVQAMTLTNIVIGIATTALLLSFVMVIYRRYGSAEADVVRRLRG; via the coding sequence GTGCTCTATAATCTGCCGTTCATTGCGGCGGGTCTGCTGATGGCCTTCGGTATTGCCACGATGCTCGTCCGGAAAAACCTCATCAAGATGATCATGGGGCTCTCTCTCGTGGAGGCAGGCGTCAACCTGCTGCTGGTATCGCTCGGCTATCGGGCGGGCGGGATTGCGCCGATCTTTACGAACGCTCCGCAGGATCTCATGGTCATGCCGACGGTGCAGGCGATGACGCTCACCAACATCGTCATCGGCATTGCGACGACCGCACTGCTCCTGTCGTTTGTCATGGTCATCTACCGCAGGTACGGTTCGGCAGAAGCTGACGTTGTCAGGAGGCTGCGGGGATGA
- a CDS encoding hydrogenase, with amino-acid sequence MRLSRAFNRSLWVFHFNSGSCNGCDIEIVAAITPRYDPERFGVRLVGSPKHADVLLVTGPVTHDMRDRLRRVYDQMAEPKVVMCIGTCGQSGGVFYDSYNLDGPVGDVIPVDVYVPGCAPRPEAIIDGVVKAIAKLERLEGEQG; translated from the coding sequence ATGAGACTTTCACGTGCATTCAACCGGTCGTTATGGGTATTTCACTTCAATTCAGGCTCATGCAACGGCTGCGACATCGAGATTGTCGCGGCCATCACGCCGCGCTACGATCCCGAAAGATTCGGGGTGAGGCTGGTCGGTTCTCCGAAACATGCGGATGTCCTGCTTGTTACCGGCCCCGTGACGCATGATATGAGAGATCGTCTCCGCCGGGTCTACGACCAGATGGCGGAGCCGAAAGTAGTGATGTGCATCGGCACCTGCGGGCAGTCGGGCGGGGTTTTCTATGATTCCTATAACCTTGACGGTCCGGTCGGGGACGTCATCCCGGTGGATGTCTATGTTCCCGGGTGCGCCCCGCGGCCCGAGGCGATTATCGACGGTGTTGTAAAGGCGATAGCAAAACTGGAACGACTGGAGGGTGAACAGGGATGA
- a CDS encoding hydrogenase produces MKPIVTAVVVLVLSLGILSAAAGLDFGSPLYTDMDDYMISFGQVLTGGNNIVTDVVFDFRGFDTLGEATVLFTAVSGVGLAFRKRKEDEEYDYE; encoded by the coding sequence ATGAAACCGATTGTCACGGCAGTCGTTGTCCTCGTGCTCTCTCTGGGTATTCTGTCCGCTGCAGCAGGCCTCGATTTCGGATCGCCGCTGTATACCGACATGGACGATTACATGATCAGTTTCGGGCAGGTCCTGACGGGCGGAAACAACATTGTCACCGACGTGGTCTTTGATTTCAGGGGATTCGACACCTTGGGCGAAGCGACGGTTCTCTTTACCGCCGTGTCCGGTGTGGGACTCGCATTCAGAAAGCGGAAGGAGGATGAAGAATATGACTATGAGTAA
- a CDS encoding phosphoadenosine phosphosulfate reductase, with the protein MRRSYLGKIHLHWCDACHTPVLGPVCACGAGTRAVHITPPGDARPAFQADVDLINSIYEEHFGSRLIPEGHLVVLNKIPDRDRMEEVILGGAVVSAIRYLPDERCWEPIPRIAACKYLEPKRRFVVVDDGAVASIRDGASVLAPGLVAIDPAVQAGDEVFIRTQNGDCIGVGRAKADAETARAMERGTVVRTRKNVGDPCIPGPASWSDACRANSDILDRNEAEAVAFVRNVAEQNRVQPTVSYSGGKDSLAMLLVVRKAIGDVPLLFADTGLEFAETYENIDTVADRYGLEVVRVGPDGGFWKSFETEGPPAVDARWCCKVCKLLPVRRLIEERWGECLSFIGQRKYESFARMKSPRIWRNGVVKVQISAAPIQHWTALHVWLYIFRENAPYNALYEQRIDRIGCFMCPSSDLSVLATIRERYPALWKEWEDRLEVWRTQSDLPPEWISGGNWRRRGEGTDENSSYT; encoded by the coding sequence ATGCGGCGATCGTATCTCGGTAAAATCCACCTGCACTGGTGTGATGCCTGTCACACTCCCGTTCTCGGCCCTGTTTGCGCATGCGGCGCCGGTACCCGTGCCGTACATATCACCCCGCCGGGGGATGCACGCCCGGCCTTTCAGGCGGACGTCGATCTCATCAATTCCATATACGAGGAGCATTTCGGGAGCAGGCTGATTCCCGAAGGGCATCTGGTTGTGCTCAATAAAATACCCGACCGCGACCGCATGGAGGAAGTGATTCTCGGCGGTGCGGTCGTATCGGCGATCCGGTACCTGCCGGACGAGCGGTGCTGGGAACCGATCCCCCGCATTGCCGCCTGCAAGTATCTCGAACCGAAGCGGCGGTTTGTCGTCGTCGATGACGGTGCCGTCGCATCCATACGAGACGGAGCAAGCGTGCTTGCGCCCGGGCTCGTGGCCATCGATCCCGCAGTACAGGCGGGTGACGAAGTTTTCATCCGCACGCAAAACGGCGACTGCATCGGTGTCGGCCGTGCAAAGGCCGATGCCGAAACGGCACGTGCCATGGAGCGCGGCACGGTGGTGCGGACACGGAAGAACGTTGGGGATCCGTGTATTCCGGGCCCTGCATCGTGGAGCGATGCATGCCGTGCCAACAGCGATATCCTTGACCGGAATGAGGCCGAAGCTGTCGCATTCGTGCGGAATGTCGCAGAACAGAACAGGGTGCAGCCCACGGTATCGTACTCGGGGGGCAAGGACAGCCTTGCCATGCTGCTCGTCGTGAGGAAGGCAATCGGAGACGTCCCGCTTCTCTTTGCGGACACCGGCCTTGAGTTTGCCGAGACCTATGAGAATATCGATACCGTCGCAGATCGCTACGGGCTCGAAGTAGTCAGGGTAGGGCCGGACGGCGGTTTCTGGAAATCGTTTGAAACCGAAGGACCGCCGGCTGTCGATGCCCGGTGGTGCTGCAAGGTCTGCAAACTGCTTCCGGTCAGGCGCCTGATCGAGGAGCGGTGGGGGGAATGCCTGTCCTTTATCGGTCAGCGAAAATACGAATCGTTCGCGCGGATGAAAAGCCCCCGGATATGGCGAAACGGCGTCGTGAAGGTCCAGATCTCCGCAGCCCCCATCCAGCACTGGACGGCGCTGCATGTCTGGCTGTACATCTTTCGTGAAAACGCTCCGTACAATGCGCTCTATGAACAGCGCATCGACAGAATCGGCTGTTTTATGTGCCCGTCAAGCGACCTTTCGGTGCTGGCGACGATTCGGGAGCGGTATCCCGCGCTCTGGAAGGAGTGGGAGGACAGACTCGAGGTGTGGCGGACACAGAGCGACCTGCCCCCCGAATGGATAAGCGGCGGGAACTGGCGTCGCAGGGGTGAAGGAACGGATGAAAACAGTAGTTATACTTGA
- a CDS encoding sodium:proton antiporter, translating into MTMSKIVRAAACVLLPFILVFGFYIVLHGHLTPGGGFQGGAVIATGFVLLMAAFSYDSITARISKSSLTGSETVGLLIFIVTAVTALGLGGTFFANWLANSGAIFGTPVAFGANPGDLNTAGVIPIMNLAVGIEVLGGLSVILLYMLSGVGEEAV; encoded by the coding sequence ATGACTATGAGTAAGATCGTCCGGGCCGCTGCATGCGTACTGCTTCCGTTCATTCTCGTGTTCGGCTTCTATATCGTTTTGCACGGTCACCTGACGCCGGGTGGCGGTTTCCAGGGTGGTGCGGTTATTGCAACCGGATTTGTCCTCCTGATGGCCGCTTTCTCGTACGATTCGATCACGGCACGCATCTCAAAGTCGTCGCTGACCGGCAGCGAGACCGTCGGTCTCCTGATTTTCATCGTCACCGCTGTGACGGCACTCGGGCTCGGAGGCACGTTCTTTGCGAACTGGCTGGCAAACAGCGGCGCCATATTCGGCACTCCGGTTGCCTTCGGAGCGAATCCCGGCGACCTGAACACCGCAGGTGTCATCCCGATCATGAACCTTGCCGTCGGTATCGAAGTCCTCGGAGGCCTCTCGGTCATCCTCCTGTACATGCTCTCCGGTGTCGGCGAGGAGGCGGTATGA
- a CDS encoding cation:proton antiporter (subunit G of antiporter complex involved in resistance to high concentrations of Na+, K+, Li+ and/or alkali), which produces MIADTIILVCIAIGLVFNTLGIIGILRFPDVYTRLHAETKTTTFGTIFLSVAVIVYGISRLLSDGDAQYLTLSVHTFVALIALAFTNATGAHAIARAAHRSGQVPSPAVIDRYSEGDA; this is translated from the coding sequence ATGATCGCTGACACGATTATTCTGGTGTGCATCGCCATCGGGCTGGTCTTCAACACACTCGGGATTATCGGCATTCTCCGGTTCCCGGATGTCTATACGAGGCTTCACGCTGAAACGAAGACGACGACATTCGGGACCATATTCCTGTCCGTTGCGGTGATAGTCTATGGGATATCCCGCCTCCTCTCCGACGGCGATGCGCAGTATCTGACGCTTTCGGTGCACACATTCGTTGCCCTGATCGCACTCGCATTTACGAACGCGACCGGTGCCCATGCCATTGCACGGGCGGCGCACCGGAGCGGACAGGTCCCGTCTCCTGCGGTGATCGACCGTTATTCGGAGGGTGATGCATGA